From the Planctomycetia bacterium genome, one window contains:
- the gmk gene encoding guanylate kinase, with protein sequence MTSATNGKLIVISGPSGAGKTTLLKRMYAECDAPLVAGVSATTRRPRPGETDGVDYHFLTLEEFRLRRERGEFLESFEVFGRGDWYGTLQSEVAPRLASGKWVVLEIDVQGTFAVLQHYPEAITIFIQPRSVEELERRLTARGTETREAIQRRLEVARREMMEAGAYRYHVTNDDVDTAVGELCRILTHCGD encoded by the coding sequence ATGACCAGCGCGACCAACGGCAAGTTGATCGTCATTTCCGGGCCCTCGGGAGCCGGGAAAACGACCCTTCTCAAGCGGATGTACGCCGAGTGCGATGCTCCGCTCGTCGCGGGAGTTTCAGCGACGACCCGTCGCCCGCGCCCCGGCGAGACCGACGGCGTCGACTACCACTTTCTGACGCTCGAAGAATTCCGCCTCCGTCGCGAACGGGGCGAATTCCTCGAATCGTTCGAGGTTTTCGGCCGGGGCGATTGGTACGGCACGCTGCAAAGCGAAGTAGCCCCTAGGCTTGCGTCGGGAAAATGGGTAGTATTAGAGATCGACGTTCAAGGTACGTTCGCTGTCTTGCAGCACTACCCTGAGGCGATCACGATTTTCATTCAGCCCCGATCGGTCGAAGAACTTGAGCGGCGGCTAACGGCGCGCGGCACGGAAACCCGTGAAGCGATCCAGCGTCGTTTGGAAGTGGCCCGGCGGGAAATGATGGAAGCCGGCGCGTATCGTTATCACGTCACGAACGACGACGTCGATACGGCGGTCGGGGAGCTTTGTCGGATTCTAACTCATTGCGGAGATTAA
- a CDS encoding phosphopantothenoylcysteine decarboxylase: MIVAGREIVVGITGGIAAFKTAALVSRLVQDGAAVTVVMTEAACRFIGPPTFEALTGRPVYRTVFDNKEFPLGAHIGLAERAQLLCVAPASADFLFKAAQGAADDLLSTLYLAFGGRVLMAPAMNTQMWEAPAVGRNVEQLRSDGVSIVDPGEGWLSCRTRGSGRMAEPDVIRAAIDAALSE; encoded by the coding sequence ATGATCGTCGCCGGGCGCGAAATCGTCGTCGGCATTACCGGCGGCATCGCGGCCTTTAAGACCGCGGCGCTCGTCAGCCGGCTCGTGCAAGACGGCGCTGCGGTGACCGTCGTGATGACCGAAGCCGCTTGCCGCTTCATCGGCCCGCCGACCTTCGAGGCCCTGACGGGCCGGCCGGTGTATCGCACGGTGTTCGACAACAAAGAGTTCCCGCTCGGCGCGCATATCGGCCTAGCCGAGCGAGCGCAGTTGCTCTGCGTCGCCCCGGCCTCGGCCGACTTTCTTTTCAAAGCGGCGCAGGGCGCAGCCGACGATCTGCTCAGCACGCTCTATCTCGCGTTCGGCGGCCGCGTGCTCATGGCTCCGGCGATGAACACGCAAATGTGGGAAGCGCCGGCCGTGGGGCGCAACGTCGAGCAATTGCGCTCCGACGGCGTTTCGATCGTCGATCCCGGCGAAGGTTGGCTGAGCTGCCGGACGCGCGGCTCCGGCCGCATGGCCGAGCCCGACGTGATTCGCGCCGCCATCGATGCGGCCCTCTCCGAATAG
- a CDS encoding DNA-directed RNA polymerase subunit omega, translating into MLDALREEAIVNKVGGRFKLSTLIQKRLVALNAGARPLVEVHTADKMQIVLAEILNDKIYLDTTGSMRVTGDNTAAGGPPELDLNAL; encoded by the coding sequence ATGCTCGACGCCCTGCGGGAAGAAGCGATCGTCAACAAGGTGGGCGGCCGCTTTAAGCTGTCGACTTTGATCCAGAAGCGCCTCGTCGCGCTCAACGCCGGCGCTCGCCCGTTGGTCGAAGTCCATACGGCCGACAAGATGCAGATCGTCCTCGCAGAGATATTGAACGACAAGATCTATCTCGACACGACGGGCAGCATGCGCGTAACGGGCGACAACACCGCGGCCGGCGGCCCGCCGGAATTGGATCTCAACGCGCTATGA
- a CDS encoding YicC family protein, whose translation MTGFGEAHRREAELSTAVEVRTINNRYFKLNIKCGEGYSTLESEIEQIVREHVRRGTVQINLRVDRLTSADDYLINRAVLAGYREQLQAMHDQWHVTDQVPLETLLGLPGVVMENPNRAPDVAAQWPTIRATLIAALENLDKFRTDEGRSMTTDLRANCAVVATELVEIEKRAPFTAEQYRKRLIERVQAALSEHQITLNVSDLIKEVAVFADRADISEEIVRLRSHIEQFENFIQATESTGRKLEFLTQEMFREINTIGSKANDVQISKHVIEVKTAVERIKEMIQNVE comes from the coding sequence ATGACCGGATTCGGAGAGGCGCATCGTCGTGAGGCGGAACTCTCGACGGCGGTCGAAGTCCGTACCATCAACAACCGGTACTTCAAGCTCAACATCAAGTGCGGCGAAGGCTATAGCACGCTCGAAAGCGAGATCGAGCAGATCGTGCGCGAGCATGTTCGCCGCGGCACCGTGCAGATCAATCTCCGCGTCGATCGCCTCACCTCGGCCGACGACTATCTCATCAATCGGGCCGTGCTGGCCGGTTATCGCGAGCAATTGCAAGCGATGCACGATCAATGGCACGTGACCGATCAGGTGCCGCTGGAAACGCTGCTCGGGCTCCCGGGCGTCGTGATGGAGAACCCGAACCGCGCGCCCGACGTCGCCGCCCAATGGCCGACGATCCGCGCAACGCTCATCGCCGCGCTGGAAAACCTCGACAAGTTCCGCACCGACGAAGGCCGGAGCATGACGACCGACTTGCGCGCCAACTGCGCCGTCGTCGCCACGGAGCTCGTCGAGATCGAGAAGCGTGCGCCGTTTACCGCCGAGCAATACCGCAAACGCCTCATCGAACGGGTGCAAGCCGCGTTGTCGGAACATCAGATCACGCTGAACGTCTCGGACCTTATCAAGGAAGTCGCGGTGTTCGCCGATCGGGCCGATATCAGCGAAGAGATCGTCCGGCTGCGGAGCCACATCGAGCAGTTCGAGAACTTTATTCAGGCGACGGAAAGCACCGGCCGGAAGCTGGAGTTTCTCACGCAAGAAATGTTCCGCGAGATCAACACGATCGGCTCGAAGGCCAACGACGTGCAGATCTCGAAGCATGTGATCGAAGTGAAGACCGCGGTCGAACGTATCAAAGAGATGATCCAAAACGTCGAGTAG
- a CDS encoding phosphopantothenoylcysteine decarboxylase, which yields MARILITSGPTRQYLDPVRYLTNASSGRMGLALVEAALAAGHEVVVVSGPVEIAYPAAARVVPVVTTDEMLAACEREFPACDGLIGVAAPCDYKPQRMEDRKIAKTGAPLPILFVETPDVVATLGRRKQEQGTSQWLVGFALETDDHHHRAVTKLQKKSCDLIVLNGPDAISADSNTVEILDRSGTVVAKLSGKKSAVAQGIFDVIAKKLIRIK from the coding sequence ATGGCGCGCATCCTCATCACCTCCGGCCCGACCCGACAGTATCTCGATCCGGTACGTTATCTGACGAACGCTTCGAGCGGCCGGATGGGGCTCGCGCTGGTCGAGGCGGCACTCGCGGCCGGGCACGAAGTCGTCGTCGTCTCGGGTCCGGTCGAGATCGCGTATCCGGCCGCGGCGCGCGTCGTTCCCGTCGTCACGACGGATGAGATGCTCGCGGCGTGCGAGCGTGAGTTCCCCGCCTGCGACGGCTTGATCGGCGTGGCCGCTCCGTGCGACTACAAGCCGCAGCGCATGGAAGACCGGAAGATCGCGAAGACGGGGGCTCCGCTGCCGATCTTGTTCGTGGAAACGCCCGACGTCGTCGCCACGCTCGGCCGCCGCAAGCAAGAGCAGGGGACGTCGCAATGGCTCGTCGGCTTCGCTCTGGAGACCGACGATCATCACCATCGCGCGGTGACGAAGCTGCAAAAGAAAAGCTGCGATCTGATCGTGTTGAACGGGCCCGATGCCATCAGCGCCGACTCGAACACGGTGGAGATTCTCGACCGCAGCGGCACGGTCGTCGCAAAACTCAGCGGCAAGAAATCGGCAGTCGCCCAAGGCATCTTCGACGTCATCGCAAAGAAGCTGATCCGAATAAAGTAG